The segment GTTGGTCTCAAATACATGTTTCAATTTCCAGAATGAGATGGGAGCATCTTTCCTTGCCCTCTGTGACTGTTTTTGTGGGTAAGAACAGGGAAGCTCAACATGAATTCATGTTGTGTTATATGGTGGTATCAAATCATCTCATTCTGatcttctgtttatttttatttgggatggggggggggaGGGTGTCTGCTCCAAGGatttaaaaatgcttcaaaCACTTTCTTCTTTACAAATGACTGATAGGACACAAATCTGAGCAGATGGCTGTCTTGCCTCAGTTTCTGTAAGAGGTTACAGAGCTGTCATGCCACATCTCTTGAGCTGCTGTTGTGGTGGTTCTTGCCCTGATGCTGAACTTCATaatgctgctgtggctgctggtcATTACTTCCTGAGAACAAAGTGAATTTTGTTCCCAGAGACTCCAGCAGTTCAGCTACCATGGTAGAGGTTGGGCAACTGTAGTCCCTTCAGGGAGTTTTCTGCTTGCTGTGAACTTCTGGTTTTCGAATCACAGTTTATCTTTGTAATCAACCAGGTCTCTGGACCAAAGAGCATGCATCTGAACATCACAAGAAGGCTTTGGCAGATTATCCTGTAGGCTTTGCTCAGTTCATCACTGCATTGCTAAAATGCCTCTGCGTGGAAGCATTGTTAAATTCTGCTGTAGACAAGTTAGGGAGGAGTGGAGGGGGGGTGGGGGGATGGGAGTAGGGATGTCTTTATTAAGATACAGCCTTGCTGTATTTTAACCAGTAATTTTGGGGAAGGGGTGTCAGGAGAAGAAAATAGTCACTGTTCCCCTTATTGAAAGAAACTGGAActtttatttcaagaaaaaaaaatatttgcaattcAAGTGGAGTGTCATAATCCAGTAGACCCTAGACAAGGGGTTGCTATTCTAACTGTAAACCAGCAAACAATATGGTCTAGTCCTTCAAAACAGtcaagggagggaggggaaaattgGCTTTCTGTTAAATTGGCAATTGGCAAACTCTCCAGTGGAGCTCAGATTTTGTTGAGACTGTGTTTTCTCTGGCTTTGTATGTGTTGCAGCACTGACTTGTGAAGAGCTTCATGAGTTGTGAGTGCAAAaaagatgaatggaaaaatCCTGATTTTGTTAATTAAACTCAATAAAAGCTCCCTGGAACTCccatttgttctgtttttttcatttaactCTGCTGAGTGAAAAACATGCTGGTGTCCTTATAGAGACTCATGGTCTGCATTGGATGCAACAACCTTTGGAGAGAAGCCTCAAGAAAAGGAGGCTCACAATAAAATGAGCTATGTCCATGAGAGGACATCCTTTTTCTGCACAGACGTTCCACATGGCAGCTGTTTTTTCCAGGGTTGAATGCTCCACAGTCTTGTCTCCTCAAGACTAGAAGACTCCACATGGCATCTGGTTGCAGTGCCAAGTTAGCTGCTTCTTTGACAATGAGAATTTCTGCAAGGGACCAGAGGACCACTGCAgatcctgctggggctgtgtcctcATGTCTTTCATTGAGTCATCCTGACTTCTGCCTTGCTGGCTGTTTGTGTTGCAGAAGACATTGTGTGTGCTATGGTTCTGGTGGTTGGAAAGAGTCTTTTAAAGATGCTTTAAAAATCACCAGCAAAGGAGTTGGCAAAAGCAGGTTTAATGTAAAAGTGAAAGCAGGGCAAAGTTCAGTGGCAAGGTTCACTCTGCTGTAGCCTAGATTGTTAAAGCACGCAGGGTAAAAGCAGGCTACACCCAATCTAAAaccaaatcaccccaaatttATCTGCATGGATGCTGGGGGAGAAGGGCCAGAAAAGTAAGGATAGGAATGGATAAGTGGAGTCACAGGGTTGAATCAACCCCCACCCTGCTCAGCTAGGCCCTGGACTTCACCAGTGGTTTATGCATAAAGGTTTACCAGCAAACCTAACAGCACTTAATTGATAGCTTAAGTTAAACAATTTAACAAATGAGTCCTACGGAATTTACCATAATGGTAACTAAGTATTTCAGATTGCAAACAAGGTCCCACTTTGAGCAGTGCTTGGGGCGCTGGAGCAGTAAATATGCACAGTTGCAATGAAATGAAATACTGTGTAAGTACATAAATGCTGAATGTGTTGTGATTTGCTGGGATTACGTTACACATGTATTCAACTAGTTTACACATGTATTCAAAGGTatagctttatttttaatatatgtgCTGTATTGCTTTTGTTAAGCCAAGAAGTTTGATCTGTTATAACACAGATAATTAATCATATTGCTGAGCTCACAGCAAATATCCAGATTTCATTAGTTTTTGTCCACATTTAAAGGTCAAGCCTTTTTGTATATACTATTAATTGTATATACAGTTATTTTGTATATACTATTATTTATTTCCCGTTGGAGAGAGGCAAATTATAAAGATTATATATTCTATACTGTAATGCAAAAATATTACTGTAAAATGACTCGTTTAAGGTTTCTGACACCGTTCTGACTTTTaaattcctggggtttttttccagtatgTCCGTCCAAAATTCGGTCTTTAAATGTCTTGGCACGGCAGCTGCCCCGCCCGCGCGTGCGCCACCCGAGGGGCGGAGACTCAGGTCACGTGaggggcggggcgcggggccggcccCAACATGGCTGCCTACCTGCAGTGGCGCCGGTTCGTCTTTTTTGACAGAGAGACGGTGAGGGAGCCCTCGGGGCCGGATGGAGCCGGTGCGAAGCCTTTCGCGCTGCCCCCGGGCATCGCGGTCTGCGACTCGGGCCGGGGAAGCCTCGTGTTCGGAGATATCCtgtgcggggccggggctgtggCCTGCGCGGCGCTCGGTCTCGCCGAGGCTGCGTGGCAGGCGAGTCCTGGGCGCTGTCTACCGCGGGCCGGAGGGTGCTCCGGCCTTGGGAATGCGGCAGCTTTCCGCTGTCGGCTTTGTttaaacaaaaaccccaaagcgCCGCTGGATGTGTTGGTGCTCCGGGGTTGCTCTGCAGAAGTATTTGCTGTAACTCTACCAGGAGTCCGCAAAAGGCATGCAGATTCTTGTACGATTGGAggtgtggggctttttttttttttttttttttttttttggtccccTTATGTGCCTTAACTGTGATCTAAATATGGAAGGTCAGATTTGGTTTTTGCCTCGCTCCCTTCAACTCAGCAGTTTCCAAGCTTACAAGCTAAGGGTGACACATCTGTACCAGCTGAAGCAGCACAGTATCCTGGTTTCTAttggtgaggatgaggagggtaTAAATCCTTTGGTAAGTTAAATGATGAAGAGAGGAAATCGCATTTGTAATACCGTTCTTTCTTAAAGACTATTGTGATCATCTCAGTAGCCCTTTCTTACCCTGAGTAGCTTCTTCATTCTGGGTCCTATAACGTTTTGATGCCAGGTCATGGCCTACTAATACCCCATGTTTTGCTTATGCCAGATCATCGTTGTTTGTAGGTGAAAGTCTGGAACCTGGAGAAACGAGATGGTGGTAACCCTCTTTGCACACGAATTTTTCCAGCAATACCAGGTAACAAGCCCACGGTTGTATCCTGCCTAACTGTCCACGAGAATCTTAATTTCATGGCTATCGGTAAGTAAAGCTGAACTATAATAGCTTAGGGAAAATATTACAGTCCTTACTGAGAGGTAGTGAGCATGAATAGAAGATACAAAAACCACCATAGAAGATCCTGATGATCTTTTTTCTCACTCCATTGTTACATTATCCTCACAGAGATACTGTGTATCTTGTGCTACCCTAGAGCTCAAGAGCTAAATGCGTAAATTTAGCCTAagtgtatattttaaaataataactttGATACTTAGAAGCATGTGTTTTTAGTTGATGTCCTCTTTTCCCTGCCAGTTGGTAAGGCTACGTATTTATTGAACTTAGTACTAAATTTAGCTTCTGTTGGTACAGGAAAAAATGCAAGTCTTGTGATACCTAATGTTACAGAGATACTTTTTCAAGCTTGTTATACAAACcttttttcaaagagaaaaagcaaatttccctttttggaTTTGACTGTTCCTTGCTAAGGTTTCTTGCTTAACTCTTCTGACAGAATAACAGCAGTAATGTTGTGAGATTACAAGTGCTCTCAGCTGACTTGGTCCCTACAGTGAAATCAAAAAAGCTTTCCCTGTGTGTGCGGTGGCTTTCAAGCCTGGAACAACTTACAAGACTGGGGCTGTTGGCAAGCGATGAAAACTGTGTGTTTTACTCTAGAAAAATCTCCCTCTGGTCTTTTTTACAGTGTGTAGGATATTTTGAATAAGCAAGGAACTTGAAATTATAGTTGTAGTTGCAGTATGGGAAGGCCATTtgtaaaacaaaatacagaCAAACAAAATTAATCTGCATGTGAAGTTTGTGTGTGGAAAGCAAGTTAACCCTTGCTGATCAGTGCTATCCTATGTGCAGTTGTGTGGCAGCTCTGAACTGTAACTGGAGCAGTGGGAAGTGATTTGGCAAAGACTGACTTGACATGAGAACCTGTGGCAATTCCATTGCTTTATACCATGCTAGTGAGCATGGTATTGTTGCTGACTGGAGCTTCCCTAACTTATGCTGGATAAAATTTCAGGTGTGTTGTATAAGTAATAGTTTAGTCTGTCTGCTTCACCAGGTTTTGCAGATGGGAGTGTTGTACTTACTAAAGGAGACATCACTCGAGATCGGCATAGTAAGACCCAGATCCTACATGAAGGCAGTTACCCCGTTACCGGCCTCGCTTTTCGACAGTCTGGCAAAACAACACATCTATTTGTGGTGACCACAGAGAATATCCAGGTGAGAAGCTAGTTGAAAAAATGTTATTCTGACTGGCAAATTCTCTTGGTTTCAGAGTCTAGTTCAGAGTGATCTCCAAACCCTCGAGTTTCCTCTGTAGTCTTATATGCTTTCAGTGAAAGACTAtcctcacctggagctggacactCATGGTTGTGGATTGCGCTGTTCATCTCTCAGTGACCCCTCCCAGGATCTCCAGTTCATTGTGGCAGGAAATGAATGTGTGTACCTTTACCAACCAGACGAACGTGGCCCCTGCTTTGCCTTCGAGGGACAAAAGCTGATTGTTCACTGGTATCGGGGGTACCTCATCATTGTCTCCAAGGACCGAAAGACTTCCCCAAAGTAGGGCTCCTTGAAACAGATAAGTTCTTTTTGCTCATGCAGCTTcatgctttttctccttctccttcttccctgtGAAGCTTTGCTCTTGGGGGCAGATTGCCACTCTGTTGGATGTTGAGGTTCATCCCGACCCATATATTGATTAATTTCCATTATGAGAGTAGCACAGTTAAATGTGCTGAATGAGGGGAATTTTTTCCAGTCCTATGAATTTCTCAGTGTAACAGGATGATGGAATTTGTGTATAAATACATGGTGGTTTCCCTCAGGATCCACTTAGTTTAATTGCCCGAATGAACTCTGTTTATCTTGCTTTCTATACATCCCTAGTTTGAAAAGGTATCAAGATTTCAGGTTATGTTCTTCTTGTTTTCTAAAAGTTTATTCCGCTCTCCAGGTCAGAATTTGCTGGGAACGAGGCACAGAATTCAGACAAACAAGTCCTGAATATCTATGACTTGTGCAACAAATTCATTGCATACAGCTCAATCTTTGATGACATAGTGGATGTCTTGGCAGAGTGGGGATCTCTCTATGTACTGACCAGAGATGGGAAGATCCATGTACTTCAGGAGAAGGATACACAAACCAAACTCGAGGCATgtaaatttgttttcttgttaGTCTCTGCCTTATGTCTGTAAGATTGTACTGGCTCTGTAGACTGAAAAATTGAACCATTCAGGTAAGTGAATTACATAACAAGTGACCGAATAGCTTTTCAGTATAGCCAGTGTTATAAGACAATTGGTATGTAAAGGCCCAAGCGCACGAATGCACTAAGATGAAGAAACAACTTGTTTTCCACGTGTGTTTGAACTTGTTTGGTGGGGTGGTATTTCTCTTGTACTGCTCTTACCATGTATTTAACAGATGCTGTTCAGAAAGAACTTATTTGAAATGGCCATTAACCTGGCCAAGAGCCACCATTTGGACAGCGATGGTTTGTCAGAGATTTTCCGTCAGTATGGTGATCATCTCTATAACAAGGGAAACCATGATGGAGCCATTCAGCAGTATATTCGGTAGGTGGGGGTCCTATGGAGCTGTGATGTTGTAGTACAGGTAGCAGCATCATAGGCCTTGATTTCTGTTTCAGCACAGGAATTAAAACagtccaaaacaaaaaaaagtatgaCTTGAGGTGAAAATTCTACCCATACAGAGAAGGATGTCAGTGAGACTAAAAGTCTTTGAACAAGTTGCTTGAAAATCTCTTTGTACAACTTAGGATAAAGTTCTTCCCTTTGATCATATTTTAACATGAATAATGTAGGCCTACTGGGATGGAGTGGGGCCTAGTGGGGCCTATCATTATAAAAAAGGGATCACTGTGCAAGATAGATGATGGAATTTGACCATGTTTGGCAGTCTTCTTGGAAAGTACTCAAAGAGTTAATTGTCAGTTTTAAAACatcttgggttttttaaaactagaaCTCAGAGCAGTCTTGTTTTGGGGCTTACTGAAAACTTAatgttcagtttttaaaatgccacAAAGTGGTAAATTATTGTGGAGCTGATGCTCCGGGGTCCCTGACATCCAGTGAGAGTCAGCACATCTTTTTACCTTGACCTTGCTTTAACTGTCACAGTAACTGTGACTGAACTGCTCTATGTTTAGAGCATGAGCATTTAAAGCTGACTTTGAGTTATGTGactgaaatgaaggaaaatgtaGCTTTTGTTCCAgtctgctgtgctcagagcctAATCTGTCTTCTCACTGCCACCTTTAAGGGAAGATTAACTCCTTGTATGCTGTCATGGTTGTCCCGATCAAGGCCTTTGTATCAGTGTGTGTGCAGTTGGGTGGTCTTACACCATAACTAGTTGTTGCTTCTGATGCATAGCTGAATAGTCCCAAGAGGGTTAGTACCTGCTGAAGTTAAGGTTTCTCTGTGTTCTGTTGTTAATTTCTCCGTTTATTTTGATTTCATGAGTATACAATATCTTGTAACTCTTCCCCTCACAGAACTATAGGGAAGCTAGAACCATCTTATGTTATTCGGAAATTCCTGGATGCTCAGCGTATCCACAACCTTACTGCTTATCTACAGATGCTCCATCTGCAGTCCCTGGCCAATGCAGACCACACTACACTTCTGCTGAATTGCTATACCAAACTCAAAGACAGCTCCAAACTGGAAGAGTTCATTAAGGTATTGGGTAGACATGGAATCGTGCTACATTTTTATGTCATCATAATAATTAAAAAGGAGTTGTGGTGAAATTGTAAATTTCCTCCTCTATGACTGTTAAGAGAGAGAATAATGAATTTACCACTCAGTACCCTGGTCTTTGCTCCTTTATTTCCAAGCTCTTGCTTACTTTCTCAGTTTGGTTGGTTTGCCATCTGGGTCTGGAGTGGGCTTGCTTCTCTCAGTGCAACTGGCAAGCAAATGAGAAGTGGTTAGACTCCTTCCTTTCTGCATGGGGGATTTTTCTCTTGCATGAGAGGTACAATCTCTTGCATGATTGTCCCTGCTCATGTTTTCCTCCTCTGACATAAATGATTACTGCTTCTGGACTGTTAGAATTTTTCTGAGGGACCATCTCTTTGCTTTCGTTCTTGGAGACGAGTGAGAGTGAGGTCCACTTTGATGTGGAAACGGCTATCAAGGTACTTCGCCAAGCTGGCTACTACTCCCATGCTGTGTACCTGGCAGAGAAGCATGAGCATCATGAATGGTACCTCAAAATCCAGTTAGAGGACATCAAGGTGAGGAGACATAACTGTGCATGTGTTCTTACTGGGGAGAATACCAATTCCCTAGCCTCCTCTTTAGTGAGAATATAATTTCACTGACCTCTTTGCTGAGGATAGCACACTGATGAGAACAGCACCAACAATACTTGTTGCTGTTGGTGTGTTGCCTTTCTGCTTTTGCTTGTGTGTTAGACTAGATGGGGAATTCAGAagttcttgttttctttctgatgtGGCTTTTTACGGTGCCCTTTAAGAAGAGAACTGTAAGAAGAGTACTTAGTTGGGGATTCATCTAAATGTTTCCCCCAGGCTGTATCCAGTCTTTCTCcctgaggagaaaaatgaaCGGGAATGGTGAACTAGGTGATAATTCAGAGCAAATGGGATTTGTGGCATACTCACAGCATGTCTTCAATGCTTTCTGTCCTAAGCTCAAAGTAGAGAGCAGAGGCCAGTGTCCTGTGATTGTTTTGTtgtctgtcttcacagaactacCAAGAGGCTTTGCACTACATTGGAAAACTGCCCTTTGAACAGGCAGAGAGTAACATGAAGCGATATGGTAAAATCCTGATGCACCATGTTCCTAAGAAGACCACTGAATTGCTGAAGATCCTTTGCACTGATTA is part of the Ammospiza caudacuta isolate bAmmCau1 chromosome 23, bAmmCau1.pri, whole genome shotgun sequence genome and harbors:
- the VPS11 gene encoding vacuolar protein sorting-associated protein 11 homolog; this encodes MAAYLQWRRFVFFDRETVREPSGPDGAGAKPFALPPGIAVCDSGRGSLVFGDMEGQIWFLPRSLQLSSFQAYKLRVTHLYQLKQHSILVSIGEDEEGINPLVKVWNLEKRDGGNPLCTRIFPAIPGNKPTVVSCLTVHENLNFMAIGFADGSVVLTKGDITRDRHSKTQILHEGSYPVTGLAFRQSGKTTHLFVVTTENIQSYMLSVKDYPHLELDTHGCGLRCSSLSDPSQDLQFIVAGNECVYLYQPDERGPCFAFEGQKLIVHWYRGYLIIVSKDRKTSPKSEFAGNEAQNSDKQVLNIYDLCNKFIAYSSIFDDIVDVLAEWGSLYVLTRDGKIHVLQEKDTQTKLEMLFRKNLFEMAINLAKSHHLDSDGLSEIFRQYGDHLYNKGNHDGAIQQYIRTIGKLEPSYVIRKFLDAQRIHNLTAYLQMLHLQSLANADHTTLLLNCYTKLKDSSKLEEFIKTSESEVHFDVETAIKVLRQAGYYSHAVYLAEKHEHHEWYLKIQLEDIKNYQEALHYIGKLPFEQAESNMKRYGKILMHHVPKKTTELLKILCTDYRPSGGNEGPGMLEGKKANSEEFIPVFANNSRELKAFLEHMTEVQADSPQGVYDTLLELRLQNWAHEQDEQIKEKLHNEALTLLKSGRFKTVFDKALVLCQMHNFKDGVLYLYEQGKLFQQIMHYHMQNEQYKKVIEVCELYGDQEACLWEQALSYFARKEENCKEYIAAVLKHIENKNLMPPLLVVQTLAHNSTATLSVIKDYLVNKLQKQSRQIEQDEQRIQKYREETTRIRLEIEELKASPKIFQKTKCSICTSALELPSVHFLCGHSFHQHCFESYSESDSECPTCMPENRKVMDMIRAQEQKRDLHDQFQHQLKCSNDGFSVVADYFGRGVFNKLTLITDLPSGKTATTIEAGLQRELLIHTKRST